A single region of the Chiloscyllium punctatum isolate Juve2018m chromosome 15, sChiPun1.3, whole genome shotgun sequence genome encodes:
- the LOC140486145 gene encoding BCLAF1 and THRAP3 family member 3: protein MVRSRSRSPRWKHRSISPTYGRSQEYPVERPLYQSYSGELKEFGQSSGRPLQWKSQREKWAETAGVESRSADAQYGAIHRKVFEYGYPSPNPRRIGSEHTSPTGRDLYLQEKEGNRSYPPPSRYLEDNPYHDHDERPCDSNEWHEHRKSSHNERHHDHDQWHNDFDQRRYHQNVEIPTHVRLYNEKLKNFGGDPQMDSCAQSLPTAAGCTESWHNLENFRNPSFREERRSGSHSPGRRAKEFLDRSPYQRRYPDEDEVKGYRETSGRAWVSAKHEVIEHEKDLKWRGEKFPQNRKSYPTASYDDSEGSHVKEIPRDRYNDGSHCEEFVQVKSGFAHSPRYPEMHTSSEHRKIFSSGREPAYSSKGREFTSSSSSNKEVSRFHSSSRKSGTDVNRREGRHSVSGKYSVSEHSSSRLQHGCKKEVSSRSQPSVTRDRSEAGKELRKRSRSSEEHRGSTHKRSSHQSSDMEKSRHGTKSERNRTTESLTIRIDMKKTVKKCRPTSSHASERLMSRDLVSVGKKRDEFHHVFEHMGSSFEANPNISSGEFAQEIITLVHQIKEDHFKSSDLTLHDRFSKLQNAESPGRKEENARGPEIHRRIDMSLEDLHNRERKPVARKTSTWVAVNPDDLRHDIERRRKERLQDKYGETYQTLEPMFLSRRSERSEKSHLLNRVKTDRTPRLKEPSVRLTKYRESLHRESSVATKRKIRETSEERSRSLQRPLKHFTKEYPSSGRKRGLTFETKYRRIYGVGFGRTNQRIFTKHFREGLSRKRRDERELPSSTTDK, encoded by the exons GTCAATCTCGCCAACCTATGGAAGAAGCCAAGAATACCCTGTTGAGAGACCGCTGTATCAATCGTATAGTGGGGAGCTAAAAGAATTTGGTCAAAGTTCAGGAAGACCTCTTCAGTGGAAGAGTCAACGggagaaatgggctgaaacagcaggtGTAGAGTCGAGGTCAGCAGATGCCCAGTATGGTGCTATTCATCGGAAAGTTTTTGAGTATGGATATCCTTCCCCAAATCCAAGGAGAATCGGATCAGAGCATACATCTCCAACAGGAAGAGACTTGTATCtccaagaaaaagaaggaaaccgAAGTTACCCACCTCCCTCAAGATATCTTGAAGATAATCCATACCATGATCATGATGAACGACCATGTGACAGCAATGAATGGCATGAGCATCGGAAAAGTTCTCACAATGAACGGCATCATGACCATGACCAATGGCACAATGACTTTGACCAGCGACGCTACCATCAGAATGTGGAAATCCCAACTCATGTAAGATTGTATAATGAAAAACTCAAGAACTTTGGAGGTGATCCACAAATGGATTCTTGTGCCCAGTCATTGCCTACTGCTGCTGGCTGTACAGAATCGTGGCATAACTTGGAAAACTTTCGAAATCCTAGTTTCCGCGAGGAAAGACGTTCAGGTTCTCATTCTCCTGGAAGACGGGCAAAAGAGTTTCTGGATAGGAGCCCCTACCAGAGGAG GTATCCTGATGAGGATGAAGTCAAAGGGTACAGAGAAACATCTGGAAGAGCCTGGGTGTCTGCAAAGCATGAGGTGATAGAACAcgaaaaagatttaaaatggcGAGGGGAGAAGTTCCCTCAGAATAGGAAAAGCTACCCAACTGCATCATACGATGATTCAGAAGGCAGTCATGTTAAAGAGATACCAAGAGACCGATATAATGATGGCAGCCACTGCGAGGAGTTTGTGCAGGTAAAAAgtgggtttgcacattcaccaAGGTATCCTGAGATGCATACTTCTTCTGAACATCGCAAGATATTTTCCAGTGGAAGAGAGCCAGCATATTCAAGCAAAGGTAGAGAGTTTACAAGCAGCTCTTCAAGTAATAAAGAGGTGAGTCGTTTTCACAGTAGCAGTAGGAAATCAGGTACTGATGTGAACAGAAGAGAGGGGCGTCACTCTGTGTCAGGAAAATATTCCGTTTCTGAGCATTCCTCTAGCAGGTTGCAGCATGGATGCAAGAAAGAAGTAAGCTCAAGATCTCAACCGTCAGTAACCAGAGACCGTTCAGAAGCAGGAAAGGAATTAAGAAAGCGCTCCAGATCTTCTGAAGAGCACCGTGGCAGCACTCACAAGCGATCGAGCCATCAATCTAGTGATATGGAAAAGTCACGCCATGGTACAAAGAGTGAGCGAAACAGAACAACGGAGTCTCTAACCATCAGAATAGATATGAAGAAAACTGTCAAAAAATGCAG GCCGACATCAAGCCATGCTTCAGAGAGACTAATGTCTCGGGATTTGGTTAGTGTTGGCAAGAAACGGGATGAGTTCCATCATGTGTTTGAGCATATGGGTTCGTCATTCGAGGCTAACCCGAACATCTCTTCAGGAGAATTTGCCCAGGAGATAATCACTCTGGTGCACCAGATTAAAG AAGACCATTTTAAGTCTTCAGATCTAACATTGCATGACCGTTTTTCAAAGTTGCAAAATGCAGAGAGTCCtggaagaaaagaggaaaatgctCGGGGCCCTGAGATACACAG ACGGATTGACATGTCACTGGAAGACTTACACAACCGAGAAAGGAAACCTGTTGCCAGAAAG ACGAGCACGTGGGTTGCTGTAAATCCAGATGATCTTCGGCATGACatagagagaaggaggaaggaaAGATTACAGGACAAGTATGGGGAGACCTATCAAACCCTGGAGCCAATGTTTCTCTCTCGCAG ATCTGAAAGGTCTGAAAAGTCTCATTTACTGAATCGAGTGAAAACTGATAGAACTCCACGACTTAAAGAACCATCAGTCAGGCTAACGAAGTATCGG GAAAGCCTGCACAGGGAGTCTTCGGTAGCAACGAAAAGAAAAATAAGAGAAACCTCAGAAGAGCGGTCCAGAAGTTTGCAAAGACCTCTCAAG